One stretch of Pararhizobium qamdonense DNA includes these proteins:
- a CDS encoding UbiA family prenyltransferase, which yields MDARTETQHIPLCVDLDGTLLAADTLWEGVAIILLRNPLMLFAVLFWMSKGKARLKYEVAARSGRKAADWPYREAVLKRLTRERETGRQIILVTGAAESVALGIAAHTGAFSSVLHSTTDINLTSRRKRETLIEKFGEGGFDYMGNSRDDVPVFDAARKAIVVAPDAAAEKWRRAHDAERLDLGKTSRFAALKSIRVHQWAKNVLIGVPMVLNHDILQMDAVVNVILAFFAFSFLASAVYVVNDLSDLTNDRRHPKKRNRPLASGQMSVPMGMVIALCLLFASLSLTAVLPYDFALVLGFYALATTAYTFVLKRKLLVDVFTLAGLYTVRIIAGSAATGTELSFWLLSFSIFFFLSLALVKRYVELDEYDGRDGNQVPGRGYLAVDFEMVGQAGVSSAFASALVLALYIHSKEMQEMYTLDWALWPLCPLVLYMLLRIWMLARRGMLHEDPVVFIMRDWRSLVTMTIGAGFVLAGAMGTP from the coding sequence ATGGATGCTCGAACTGAAACGCAGCATATTCCGCTGTGCGTCGATCTTGATGGAACGTTGCTTGCTGCAGACACGCTCTGGGAGGGCGTGGCCATCATTCTCCTGCGCAATCCGTTGATGTTGTTTGCCGTTCTTTTCTGGATGTCGAAGGGCAAGGCGCGCCTGAAATACGAGGTCGCGGCGCGCTCCGGACGCAAGGCTGCCGATTGGCCTTACCGCGAGGCCGTGCTGAAGCGCCTGACGCGCGAGCGCGAAACCGGCCGCCAGATCATCCTCGTCACCGGGGCCGCCGAAAGCGTGGCACTTGGGATTGCCGCCCATACCGGCGCGTTTTCCTCGGTCCTCCACAGCACAACGGATATCAACCTTACCAGCCGCCGCAAGCGCGAGACGCTGATCGAAAAGTTCGGCGAGGGCGGTTTCGACTATATGGGCAACAGCCGCGATGACGTTCCGGTCTTTGATGCCGCGCGCAAGGCGATTGTGGTTGCGCCGGATGCAGCCGCTGAAAAGTGGCGCCGGGCCCATGATGCCGAACGGCTCGATCTTGGCAAGACATCCCGTTTTGCCGCGCTCAAATCGATCCGCGTGCATCAATGGGCCAAGAACGTTTTGATCGGCGTGCCGATGGTCCTCAACCACGACATCCTGCAGATGGATGCGGTGGTCAATGTCATCCTGGCCTTCTTCGCCTTCAGTTTCCTGGCCTCCGCCGTCTACGTGGTCAACGATCTCTCCGATCTCACCAATGACCGGCGCCATCCCAAGAAGCGCAACCGGCCGTTGGCCAGCGGCCAGATGTCGGTGCCGATGGGCATGGTGATTGCGCTCTGCCTTCTGTTTGCCTCGCTGTCGCTGACGGCTGTGCTGCCCTATGATTTCGCTCTTGTGCTCGGGTTTTACGCCCTGGCGACGACGGCCTATACATTCGTGCTCAAGCGCAAGCTGCTGGTCGATGTCTTCACGCTGGCCGGGCTATACACGGTCCGCATTATCGCGGGCTCGGCTGCCACCGGCACCGAGCTGTCTTTCTGGCTTCTGTCGTTTTCCATCTTCTTTTTCCTCAGCCTGGCGCTGGTCAAGCGCTATGTCGAGCTCGACGAATATGACGGGCGTGATGGAAACCAGGTGCCTGGACGCGGCTATCTGGCCGTCGATTTCGAAATGGTCGGGCAGGCCGGCGTCTCCTCGGCTTTCGCCTCGGCGCTGGTTCTGGCGCTCTATATTCACAGCAAGGAAATGCAGGAGATGTACACGCTGGACTGGGCGCTCTGGCCGCTTTGCCCGCTCGTCCTCTACATGCTCCTGCGCATCTGGATGCTGGCCCGCCGCGGCATGCTGCATGAGGATCCGGTGGTGTTCATCATGCGCGACTGGCGCAGCCTCGTGACCATGACCATCGGCGCCGGCTTCGTGCTCGCCGGTGCAATGGGAACGCCATGA
- a CDS encoding SDR family oxidoreductase, giving the protein MAMNNDRAGLVAVTGIGGFLGRHVAAQLLKAGYEVRGTLRSMKKADAIEAAIRSADGAAQGKLSFVTADLTADAGWDAAFTGAAYVVHTASPFPSHVPKNEDDLIRPAREGTLRVLRAAKAASVRRVVLTSSIAAISYGPGRAPFSEKDWTDPDGPLATPYYKSKTLAERAAWDFALENSLELAVVNPGMILGPILGTETGTSVGLVQNLMKGRYPAMPDFRVPVVDVRDAAEAHVLALTVPQAAGERFIIAGEALSIEDIVTVLKRDFPAYGKKLPRFVLPNWLAGLAAYFDPGLKLIAGELGRDARISNEKAKRVLGWKPRPEAEAVRASAESLIAAGLV; this is encoded by the coding sequence ATGGCGATGAATAATGATAGGGCAGGACTGGTCGCCGTGACCGGCATAGGCGGCTTTCTCGGCCGTCATGTCGCCGCGCAACTGTTGAAGGCGGGCTACGAGGTGCGCGGAACCCTGCGGTCGATGAAAAAGGCCGATGCCATTGAGGCAGCGATCCGCTCGGCCGATGGTGCGGCTCAAGGCAAGCTCTCCTTCGTCACCGCCGATCTCACCGCCGATGCCGGATGGGACGCCGCCTTCACGGGCGCCGCTTACGTCGTCCATACCGCATCTCCCTTTCCATCGCATGTGCCGAAGAACGAGGATGACCTGATCCGTCCAGCCCGAGAGGGAACATTGCGGGTGCTGCGGGCGGCAAAGGCAGCCAGCGTTCGCCGCGTGGTTTTGACATCGTCGATCGCCGCCATCAGCTACGGGCCGGGCAGGGCGCCCTTTTCGGAAAAGGATTGGACCGATCCGGATGGCCCTCTGGCGACGCCCTATTACAAGTCGAAGACGCTGGCCGAGCGCGCCGCCTGGGATTTTGCCCTCGAAAACAGCCTTGAGCTTGCCGTCGTCAACCCCGGAATGATCCTCGGGCCCATCCTGGGCACGGAAACCGGCACGTCGGTGGGCCTCGTGCAGAACCTGATGAAGGGCCGCTACCCCGCCATGCCGGACTTCCGCGTGCCTGTTGTTGACGTTCGCGATGCGGCAGAAGCGCATGTGCTGGCCTTGACCGTCCCGCAGGCTGCCGGCGAGCGGTTCATCATTGCCGGCGAGGCATTGTCGATCGAGGATATCGTTACGGTGCTGAAGCGGGATTTTCCGGCCTATGGCAAGAAACTGCCAAGGTTCGTGCTGCCGAACTGGCTTGCCGGACTTGCAGCGTATTTCGATCCCGGTCTGAAACTGATCGCCGGCGAGCTCGGCCGCGACGCGCGCATATCGAACGAAAAGGCCAAACGCGTGCTCGGATGGAAACCCCGGCCGGAGGCTGAGGCCGTGCGCGCCAGCGCCGAAAGCCTGATCGCAGCCGGGCTGGTATAG
- a CDS encoding FAD-binding oxidoreductase translates to MTSTGFDSWGRIDRRARQSVSPDAYENLRESAAPGAFLPFGNGRSYGDSCHNDQGKLIESRVRTRILGFDPGTGIISCDAGVTLHSILETAIPHRFFLPVTPGTASVTVAGAVANDVHGKNHHARGTFGRHVRGLTLLRSNGEMLACSPAENRELFYATIAGMGLTGLILSVDLQLMKVPSAHIQQHAIRFDTLADYFGMVETVDAEHEYSVAWIDQLAAGERAGRGVLLAGDHADASCEFPDMPRARRLSVPIAPPFNLLNTVTLKAFNELYFRKEKRGETVKTVKWPGYFHPLDAIGNWNRLYGPKGLYQHQSVYPSADAPYLTPRLLETARKAGHASFLTVLKKFGGETSGGLLSFPRPGFTLTLDFANQGEETLKLLNRLDAMVVEAGGAINPYKDARMSPQTFDFSFPRWRELEELRDPAMVSNFWKRTALSLPG, encoded by the coding sequence ATGACATCGACAGGATTTGACAGCTGGGGCCGGATCGATCGCCGCGCCCGGCAGTCCGTATCGCCCGATGCCTATGAGAACCTCAGGGAAAGTGCGGCCCCCGGCGCATTCCTGCCGTTCGGCAACGGCCGGTCCTATGGCGATAGCTGCCATAACGACCAGGGCAAACTGATCGAGAGCCGGGTGCGCACCCGCATCCTTGGATTTGACCCGGGAACCGGAATCATCTCCTGCGACGCCGGCGTTACCCTCCATTCCATCCTTGAGACGGCGATCCCGCACCGGTTCTTCCTGCCGGTCACGCCGGGAACCGCGTCGGTCACCGTTGCCGGTGCCGTCGCCAACGACGTCCACGGCAAGAATCACCACGCACGCGGCACGTTCGGCCGGCATGTGCGCGGCCTGACATTGCTGCGATCGAACGGGGAAATGCTCGCATGCTCGCCGGCGGAAAACCGCGAGCTGTTTTATGCCACCATCGCCGGCATGGGTCTGACGGGGCTGATCCTGTCGGTCGATCTGCAGCTGATGAAGGTGCCATCCGCCCATATCCAGCAGCACGCCATCCGCTTCGACACCCTCGCCGACTATTTCGGCATGGTCGAAACCGTCGATGCCGAACATGAATATTCCGTGGCCTGGATCGATCAGCTGGCGGCCGGCGAGCGGGCGGGCAGGGGCGTGCTTCTGGCCGGCGATCACGCCGATGCATCCTGCGAATTTCCGGACATGCCGCGTGCACGGCGATTGTCGGTGCCGATCGCGCCGCCGTTCAATCTTCTGAACACGGTGACGCTAAAGGCGTTCAACGAGCTCTATTTCCGCAAGGAAAAACGCGGCGAAACGGTCAAGACCGTCAAATGGCCCGGCTACTTCCATCCGCTGGATGCGATCGGCAACTGGAACCGGCTCTATGGACCGAAGGGTCTTTACCAGCACCAGAGCGTCTATCCGTCGGCGGACGCCCCGTATCTGACGCCACGCCTGCTGGAGACCGCCCGCAAGGCGGGTCACGCTTCTTTTTTGACCGTCTTGAAGAAGTTCGGCGGTGAGACATCGGGCGGACTTTTATCCTTCCCGAGGCCCGGTTTTACGCTGACTTTGGATTTCGCCAATCAGGGTGAAGAGACCCTTAAGCTTCTCAACCGCCTTGATGCCATGGTTGTAGAGGCCGGCGGCGCCATCAATCCCTACAAGGATGCGCGGATGAGCCCGCAAACCTTTGATTTCTCGTTCCCGCGCTGGCGCGAACTGGAAGAATTGCGCGATCCGGCCATGGTTTCCAACTTCTGGAAGCGCACGGCTCTTTCCTTGCCGGGTTGA
- a CDS encoding aspartate aminotransferase family protein, with the protein MLDKTQRVAIDAPALSGGINKPDLLTVAQAKDMSVADMTALFKDHLNPGQLHFMKLLGFNKIKIETAEGMYYVDQNGRKILDFFGGFGSLALGHNHQRLISARKQFQDENRHEIAIAFMSQYAAALAKNLAAIAPGDLDMVFLGSSGSEAMEAAIKLAERVAGPKRPRVVYAENSFHGKTRGVLSITDGPLYRGDFKLLDNNVKIPFGEIDAIRHAFESDPTIGVLVLETIQGGGGINIAPPEFWQEVRALCNKHGVIWVADEVQCGVGRSGRFFAFEYANVVPDITAVAKSLGGGKTAMAAMIARREIYMKAYGTPKTAMIHAHATFGGIGEACITAIETLNVLYDEDLIENAAVQGEYLLERLTALKDKYPKIIKDVRGQGLMVGLEFQDFSQTLPMVLRPVVAVLDDKLKGSLSGFIGALLLRDYDTLVAFTEYNRNVIRLLPPLICERQHVDHLCDALDDLLGRGIIRIVKDFVGSQIG; encoded by the coding sequence ATGCTCGACAAAACGCAACGTGTCGCCATCGACGCACCCGCTCTTTCCGGCGGTATCAACAAGCCCGACCTGCTGACAGTTGCACAGGCCAAGGATATGAGCGTCGCCGATATGACTGCTCTGTTCAAGGATCACCTGAACCCGGGTCAGCTGCATTTCATGAAACTGCTTGGTTTCAACAAGATCAAGATCGAAACGGCCGAGGGCATGTATTATGTCGATCAGAATGGCCGGAAGATTCTCGACTTTTTCGGCGGTTTCGGTTCGCTGGCGCTCGGCCATAACCATCAGCGCCTGATATCCGCGCGAAAGCAGTTCCAGGACGAAAACCGCCACGAGATCGCCATCGCCTTCATGTCGCAATATGCGGCGGCTCTCGCCAAGAACCTCGCTGCGATTGCCCCTGGCGACCTTGACATGGTGTTCCTCGGCTCCTCCGGCTCGGAGGCCATGGAAGCTGCCATCAAGCTGGCCGAACGCGTCGCCGGCCCGAAGCGGCCGCGTGTCGTTTATGCCGAGAACTCCTTCCACGGCAAGACGCGCGGCGTGCTGTCGATCACCGACGGTCCGCTGTATCGCGGCGATTTCAAGTTGCTCGACAACAACGTCAAGATTCCGTTCGGGGAGATCGACGCGATCCGCCACGCTTTCGAGAGCGATCCGACGATCGGCGTTCTGGTGCTGGAAACCATTCAGGGTGGTGGCGGCATCAACATCGCACCGCCGGAGTTCTGGCAGGAGGTTCGCGCGCTCTGCAACAAGCATGGCGTCATCTGGGTGGCCGATGAGGTGCAGTGCGGCGTCGGCCGCTCGGGCCGCTTCTTCGCCTTCGAATATGCCAACGTCGTGCCTGATATCACGGCGGTCGCCAAGTCGCTCGGAGGCGGCAAGACGGCCATGGCTGCCATGATCGCCCGCCGCGAAATCTATATGAAAGCCTATGGGACGCCGAAGACGGCGATGATCCACGCCCATGCCACGTTCGGCGGTATCGGCGAGGCCTGCATCACGGCTATCGAGACCTTGAATGTACTTTACGACGAGGATCTGATCGAGAATGCCGCTGTGCAGGGCGAGTACCTGCTTGAGCGCCTGACCGCGCTGAAGGACAAGTATCCGAAGATCATCAAGGATGTGCGCGGGCAGGGCCTGATGGTCGGTCTCGAATTCCAGGATTTCAGCCAGACGCTCCCGATGGTTCTGCGGCCGGTGGTTGCGGTGCTGGATGACAAGCTGAAGGGATCGTTGTCAGGTTTCATCGGTGCGCTTCTGCTGCGTGACTACGATACGCTGGTGGCCTTCACCGAATATAACCGCAACGTCATCCGCCTGCTGCCACCGCTGATCTGCGAGCGCCAGCATGTCGATCATCTCTGCGATGCGCTCGATGACCTTTTGGGCCGCGGCATCATCCGCATCGTCAAGGATTTCGTCGGCAGCCAGATCGGCTGA
- a CDS encoding GNAT family N-acetyltransferase, whose amino-acid sequence MTPTIEKESPRQPGVLDLLHQSDVYAQSLYPPESNHLVDVSTLEKPSVSFFVARHEGDIVGCCALVDAGDGSAEIKRMFVDPKARGLKIGRKLLEHLERHGRETGLSAIRLETGIYQPEAIGLYKSAGYVETGPFGSYQLDPLSIFMEKTIV is encoded by the coding sequence GTGACTCCAACCATTGAAAAAGAATCGCCACGCCAGCCGGGCGTTCTCGACCTGCTCCACCAATCCGACGTTTACGCGCAGTCACTCTATCCGCCCGAAAGCAATCACCTGGTCGATGTCTCGACGCTGGAAAAGCCCTCAGTCTCCTTCTTCGTCGCCCGTCATGAGGGCGATATTGTCGGCTGTTGCGCGCTGGTGGATGCCGGCGATGGCAGCGCCGAGATCAAGCGCATGTTCGTCGATCCAAAGGCCCGTGGCCTGAAGATCGGCCGCAAACTGCTGGAGCATCTGGAACGTCATGGCCGTGAAACCGGGCTGTCGGCGATCCGGCTCGAAACCGGCATCTATCAGCCGGAAGCCATCGGCCTCTATAAGTCGGCAGGCTATGTTGAGACCGGCCCGTTCGGTTCCTACCAGCTGGATCCGCTGAGCATTTTCATGGAAAAGACAATCGTTTGA
- a CDS encoding alpha/beta hydrolase family protein has translation MHLSTAHLIHRVFFTCIAAIALAVPARAAPLKPYKDALFSYGTVLETADGGDYRVVDYQEMRDINGRDQDPERRAKRAYVSLSVKSAQANETLAVGSRPLDVTRAGSASGAAFTVIFIHGRGGDRRLGANDWSFGGNFNRLKNLAVDNGGVYYAPSVRSFDDAGVADIAGLIAYARQQSPGRPVVLACASMGSFICWGITRDRQAVASLKGMMIMGGPADPAFMKSAAYKRKLPVFFSHGSADSVYPSADQIALYRSLKAAKYPSRMVLFQTGSHGTPVRMTDWRDALNWIGLD, from the coding sequence ATGCACCTGTCCACAGCTCATTTGATCCATCGCGTCTTTTTCACCTGCATAGCCGCCATCGCGCTTGCGGTCCCGGCTAGGGCAGCACCGCTGAAACCCTATAAGGACGCGCTGTTTTCCTATGGCACCGTGCTTGAAACAGCCGATGGTGGCGATTACCGCGTCGTCGATTATCAGGAAATGCGCGATATCAATGGCCGCGACCAGGATCCGGAACGGCGGGCAAAGCGCGCCTACGTCTCGCTTAGTGTCAAGAGCGCACAGGCGAACGAGACGCTGGCCGTCGGATCAAGGCCGCTCGATGTCACGCGCGCCGGTTCTGCCAGCGGCGCCGCATTCACCGTCATCTTCATCCACGGCCGGGGCGGAGACCGGCGGCTCGGTGCCAATGACTGGTCGTTCGGTGGCAATTTCAACCGCCTGAAGAACCTCGCCGTCGATAATGGCGGTGTCTATTACGCCCCGAGCGTCCGCTCTTTCGACGATGCCGGCGTGGCCGATATTGCCGGGCTGATTGCCTATGCGCGCCAGCAATCGCCGGGCCGCCCGGTGGTCCTTGCCTGCGCCTCGATGGGCAGCTTCATCTGCTGGGGCATCACGCGCGACAGGCAGGCGGTTGCATCCCTGAAAGGCATGATGATCATGGGCGGTCCGGCGGATCCCGCCTTTATGAAGAGTGCGGCTTACAAGAGAAAACTGCCGGTCTTCTTCAGCCATGGCAGTGCCGACAGCGTCTATCCGTCAGCCGATCAGATCGCGCTTTACCGGTCGTTGAAAGCGGCGAAATATCCGAGCCGCATGGTTCTGTTTCAAACCGGCTCGCATGGAACGCCGGTGCGCATGACGGACTGGCGCGATGCGCTAAACTGGATCGGGCTGGATTGA
- a CDS encoding NAD-dependent epimerase/dehydratase family protein, with protein sequence MKHIIFGGDGFVGRHLAERLVQDGEEVLVADIAKSDLPHYARARFVHCDVTNADDVMKVEIGPDDMVYNMAAKMLSPLQVRSKRWQFFWPVNYYGAENIMKATAKSGANRMVQFTTDMIYGHTIMSPQTEAHPAKPLGEYGKSKWATEQLAAEWRKQGMNISIFRPRLIIGPGRLGILEKLFKLIDANLPVPMIGSGKNPYQFISVFDCAEAARLAWKGGVPNEAYNLGSDNPPSVKKLLGDLIVHAGSKSFLLPTPAFAVKATLAAFDFVNLPIMDPEQYLIADEMCIRETGKLKKELGWKAEYNDGDMLIAAYDEYRAKKAGKAFAHTSAVPAE encoded by the coding sequence ATGAAACATATCATTTTCGGCGGTGACGGCTTCGTCGGCCGCCATCTCGCAGAACGTCTGGTCCAGGACGGTGAAGAGGTCCTCGTCGCCGATATCGCCAAGTCCGACCTGCCGCATTACGCCCGTGCCCGTTTCGTCCATTGCGACGTGACCAATGCGGACGACGTGATGAAGGTCGAGATCGGCCCGGACGACATGGTTTACAACATGGCGGCCAAGATGCTGTCGCCGTTGCAGGTGCGCTCCAAGCGCTGGCAGTTCTTCTGGCCGGTCAATTATTACGGCGCTGAAAACATCATGAAGGCGACGGCAAAGTCCGGCGCCAACCGGATGGTGCAGTTCACCACCGACATGATCTACGGCCACACGATCATGTCGCCGCAGACCGAGGCGCATCCGGCAAAACCGCTGGGCGAATACGGCAAGTCGAAATGGGCAACCGAGCAGCTCGCCGCCGAATGGCGCAAGCAGGGCATGAATATCTCGATTTTCCGCCCGCGCCTCATTATCGGCCCCGGCCGTCTCGGTATTCTGGAAAAACTGTTCAAGCTGATCGACGCCAATCTGCCGGTGCCGATGATCGGCTCGGGCAAGAACCCCTACCAGTTCATCTCGGTTTTCGATTGCGCCGAGGCTGCGCGTCTTGCCTGGAAGGGCGGCGTGCCGAACGAGGCTTACAATCTCGGCTCCGACAATCCGCCGTCGGTGAAGAAGCTGCTGGGCGACCTGATCGTCCATGCCGGATCGAAATCGTTCCTGCTGCCGACGCCCGCCTTTGCGGTCAAGGCGACGCTCGCCGCCTTCGATTTCGTCAACCTGCCGATCATGGACCCGGAACAGTATCTGATCGCCGACGAAATGTGCATCCGCGAAACCGGCAAGCTCAAGAAGGAGCTGGGCTGGAAGGCCGAGTACAATGACGGCGACATGCTGATCGCGGCCTACGACGAATATCGCGCCAAGAAGGCCGGCAAGGCTTTCGCACACACATCCGCCGTACCGGCCGAATGA
- the parE gene encoding DNA topoisomerase IV subunit B, whose protein sequence is MTDSNDLFSALPLVPKPATDPVVPKPVAAKPAAAPVAEQRGGASTALKADTGDYNASAIEVLEGLEPVRRRPGMYIGGTDEKALHHLFAEVIDNSMDEAVAGHANFIDVHLDAEGCLSVTDNGRGIPVENHPKFPGKSTLEVIMTILHAGGKFDSKVYETSGGLHGVGVSVVNALSDILEVEVARNRKLYRQRFSRGIPQGGLEELGDVQNRRGTKVKFHPDPEIFGSHAKFDPARLFRMARSKAYLFGGVEIRWSCDPALIEGTETPEKAVFHFPGGLKDYLQATMGKEFTVTREIFAGKTEKTGGHGALEWAVTWYGGDSIVHSYCNTIPTPEGGTHEAGFRIALTKGLKAYAELTQNKRAAIVTTEDVMISAAGMLSVFIREPEFVGQTKDKLATVEAQRIVENALRDPFDHFLADNPQEAHKLLEWVIERADERVRRRKEKEVTRKSAVRKLRLPGKLADCSQNSAEGAELFIVEGDSAGGSAKQARNRSNQAILPLRGKILNVASAGREKLGANQQISDLVQALGCGTRSKYREEDLRYERVIVMTDADVDGAHIASLLITFFYQEMPELVRGGHLYLAVPPLYRITQGAKTLYARDDAHRVELVETEFNGRGKIEIGRFKGLGEMMPAQLKETTMDPSKRTLLKVAIDEVDFEGTREAVDNLMGTKADARFRFIQERAVFADNLDI, encoded by the coding sequence ATGACCGACAGCAACGATCTCTTTTCAGCATTGCCCCTGGTGCCCAAGCCCGCGACGGATCCCGTCGTGCCGAAGCCGGTTGCCGCCAAACCTGCAGCAGCTCCCGTTGCAGAGCAGCGCGGTGGCGCTTCGACGGCGCTGAAGGCCGATACCGGCGATTATAACGCATCCGCCATCGAAGTGCTCGAGGGGCTGGAGCCGGTGCGCCGGCGTCCGGGCATGTATATTGGCGGCACCGACGAAAAGGCGCTGCACCATCTGTTTGCCGAAGTCATCGACAACTCGATGGACGAGGCGGTGGCGGGCCATGCCAATTTCATCGACGTGCATCTCGATGCCGAAGGCTGCCTGTCCGTCACCGATAACGGCCGCGGCATCCCGGTCGAGAACCATCCGAAATTTCCGGGCAAATCGACGCTCGAAGTGATCATGACCATTCTGCATGCGGGCGGCAAGTTTGACAGCAAGGTCTACGAGACCTCAGGCGGTCTGCACGGCGTCGGCGTCTCGGTCGTCAACGCGCTCTCCGACATTCTCGAAGTCGAGGTCGCCCGCAACCGCAAGCTCTACCGCCAGCGCTTCTCACGCGGCATTCCGCAGGGCGGGCTGGAGGAGCTGGGCGACGTCCAGAACCGGCGCGGCACCAAGGTCAAATTTCATCCCGATCCGGAAATCTTCGGATCGCATGCCAAATTCGACCCGGCCCGGCTTTTCCGCATGGCGCGCTCCAAGGCCTATCTGTTCGGCGGCGTCGAAATCCGCTGGTCCTGCGATCCGGCGCTGATCGAGGGCACGGAAACGCCGGAAAAGGCTGTGTTCCACTTCCCCGGCGGCCTGAAGGATTATCTTCAGGCGACCATGGGCAAGGAATTCACCGTCACCCGCGAAATCTTTGCCGGCAAGACGGAAAAGACCGGCGGCCACGGTGCGCTCGAATGGGCGGTCACCTGGTACGGTGGCGACAGCATCGTGCACTCCTATTGCAACACCATTCCCACGCCCGAAGGCGGCACGCATGAGGCGGGCTTCCGCATCGCGCTCACCAAGGGCCTGAAGGCCTATGCCGAGCTGACGCAGAACAAGCGCGCGGCGATCGTCACCACCGAAGACGTGATGATTTCGGCGGCCGGCATGCTGTCTGTCTTCATCCGCGAACCGGAATTCGTCGGCCAGACCAAGGACAAGCTGGCGACCGTCGAAGCGCAGCGTATCGTCGAGAACGCCCTGCGCGACCCGTTCGACCACTTTCTGGCCGACAATCCGCAGGAAGCCCACAAGCTTCTCGAATGGGTGATCGAGCGCGCCGACGAACGAGTGCGCCGCCGCAAGGAAAAAGAGGTCACCCGCAAATCGGCGGTGCGCAAGCTGCGCCTGCCGGGCAAGCTTGCCGACTGCTCGCAGAATTCGGCAGAAGGCGCCGAACTGTTCATCGTCGAAGGCGATTCGGCTGGAGGTTCGGCCAAGCAGGCGCGCAACCGCTCCAACCAGGCGATCCTGCCGCTGCGCGGCAAGATCCTCAACGTCGCCAGCGCCGGCCGCGAAAAACTCGGCGCCAACCAGCAGATCAGCGATCTCGTGCAGGCGCTCGGCTGCGGCACGCGCAGCAAATACCGCGAGGAAGACCTGCGCTACGAGCGCGTCATCGTCATGACCGATGCCGATGTCGACGGCGCCCATATCGCCTCGCTGCTGATCACCTTCTTCTATCAGGAAATGCCCGAACTCGTCCGGGGCGGCCATCTCTATCTCGCCGTTCCGCCGCTTTACCGCATTACCCAAGGGGCAAAGACGCTTTATGCCCGCGACGACGCGCACCGGGTGGAACTGGTCGAGACGGAATTCAACGGCCGCGGCAAGATCGAAATCGGCCGCTTCAAGGGTCTGGGCGAAATGATGCCGGCGCAGTTGAAGGAAACCACGATGGATCCTTCCAAGCGCACGCTGCTGAAGGTCGCCATCGACGAGGTGGATTTCGAAGGCACGCGCGAAGCCGTCGATAACCTGATGGGCACCAAGGCCGACGCCCGCTTTCGCTTCATTCAGGAACGCGCGGTGTTTGCGGATAATCTGGACATCTGA
- a CDS encoding EamA family transporter, whose product MKYIVFILFTVLTNAAAQVLLKQGMLSLGPLSFTADTFIARIFQVVFNPWVFAGLATFVISMVSHLYVLSKVELSFAYPFLSLAYVAVAVFAYFVFHEDLNAWRIAGIGFICVGTILIAQSGLSGAGMSSHEDQSSLEAAGAKTAKIGSAS is encoded by the coding sequence ATGAAGTATATCGTATTCATTCTCTTCACCGTACTGACCAACGCTGCCGCACAAGTCCTGCTGAAACAGGGCATGCTGTCGCTGGGACCGTTGAGCTTCACGGCTGATACTTTCATTGCCCGTATTTTCCAGGTGGTGTTCAACCCCTGGGTCTTCGCCGGACTTGCCACATTCGTCATTTCGATGGTGTCGCATCTTTACGTCCTGTCGAAGGTGGAACTTTCCTTCGCCTATCCATTTCTCAGCCTTGCCTATGTGGCGGTGGCCGTCTTTGCCTATTTCGTCTTCCACGAGGATCTGAACGCCTGGCGCATCGCCGGCATCGGCTTCATCTGCGTCGGAACCATTCTCATTGCCCAATCCGGCCTGTCAGGGGCAGGTATGTCTTCGCATGAAGACCAGTCATCGCTTGAAGCTGCGGGCGCCAAAACAGCAAAAATCGGGAGCGCATCATGA